One window of the Falco biarmicus isolate bFalBia1 chromosome 2, bFalBia1.pri, whole genome shotgun sequence genome contains the following:
- the GTF3A gene encoding transcription factor IIIA isoform X1, translated as MAGERAAGGAQEGGGAARASPPAAGGSSGSARPACRFICSFPDCDAAFNKAWRLDAHLCRHTGERPYVCDYDGCGKGFTRDFHRARHLLTHTGEKPFECTADGCNQKFGTKSNLKKHTERKHQNQQKQYVCDFEGCNKSFRKHQQLKVHQCHHTNEPPFKCNNEGCGKCFSTPSRLKRHEKTHEGYACKKENCSYTGKTWTELLKHNRESHTESIVCSECHKTFKRKDYLKQHQKTHGVEREVCRCPREGCGRTYTTVFNLQSHILSFHEEKKPFSCDYPDCGRVFAMKQSLARHAVVHDPEKRKLNLKAKRSYPKRSLASRLSGYIPPKTQPGKDAVVTESKTMDKPMENEIPAVEILTLQ; from the exons ATGGCCGgcgagcgggcggcggggggcgcgcaGGAGGGCGGGGGTGCTGCGCGCGcgtccccgcccgccgccggcggcagcagcgggaGCGCGCGCCCTGCCTGCCGTTTCATCTGCTCCTTCCCCGACTGCGACGCCGCCTTCAACAAGGCCTGGAGGCTGGACGCCCACCTCTGCCGGCACACGGGCGAG AGGCCGTATGTCTGCGATTACGATGGCTGTGGTAAAGGTTTCACCAGAGATTTCCACCGCGCTCGACACCTTCTTACGCACACCGGGGAAAAGCCGTTCGA GTGCACAGCTGATGGATGCAATCAGAAATTTGGAACAAAATCAAACTTGAAGAAGCACACTGAGCGCAAGCATCAAAATCAGCAGAAGCAGTATGTG TGCGACTTTGAAGGCTGTAACAAGTCTTTCAGGAAACATCAACAACTTAAAGTTCATCAGTGTCACCACACCAATGAACCTCCCTTCAA ATGTAATAATGAAGGATGTGGAAAGTGCTTTTCTACTCCAAGTCGACTAAAGCGGCATGAGAAGACACATGAAG GCTATgcatgcaagaaagaaaattgctcATACACTGGAAAAACTTGGACAGAGCTTCTGAAACATAATAGAGAAAGTCATACAG AGTCAATAGTTTGCAGTGAGTGTCACAAAACCTTTAAACGGAAAGATTACCTCAAGCAGCATCAAAAAACACATGGTGTGGAGAGGGAAGTCTGCCGATGCCCAAGAGAAGGATGTGGGAGAACTTACACAACTGTATTTAATCTTCAAAGCCATATCCTCTCTTTTcatgaggagaaaaaaccaTTCTCTTGTGATTATCCAGACTGTGGAAGAGTGTTTGCAATGaag CAGAGCCTAGCAAGGCATGCGGTTGTACATGATcctgaaaagagaaagctgaaCTTGAAA GCAAAGCGTTCTTATCCTAAGAGGAGCTTAGCCTCTCGCCTGAGTGGCTACATTCCTCCTAAAACACAGCCAGGAAAGGATGCAGTTGTGACAGAAAGCAAGACAATGGATAAACCCATGGAAAATGAAATACCAGCTGTTGAAATTCTGACTCTGCAGTAA
- the GTF3A gene encoding transcription factor IIIA isoform X2 — MAGERAAGGAQEGGGAARASPPAAGGSSGSARPACRFICSFPDCDAAFNKAWRLDAHLCRHTGERPYVCDYDGCGKGFTRDFHRARHLLTHTGEKPFECTADGCNQKFGTKSNLKKHTERKHQNQQKQYVCDFEGCNKSFRKHQQLKVHQCHHTNEPPFKCNNEGCGKCFSTPSRLKRHEKTHEGYACKKENCSYTGKTWTELLKHNRESHTESIVCSECHKTFKRKDYLKQHQKTHGVEREVCRCPREGCGRTYTTVFNLQSHILSFHEEKKPFSCDYPDCGRVFAMKSLARHAVVHDPEKRKLNLKAKRSYPKRSLASRLSGYIPPKTQPGKDAVVTESKTMDKPMENEIPAVEILTLQ; from the exons ATGGCCGgcgagcgggcggcggggggcgcgcaGGAGGGCGGGGGTGCTGCGCGCGcgtccccgcccgccgccggcggcagcagcgggaGCGCGCGCCCTGCCTGCCGTTTCATCTGCTCCTTCCCCGACTGCGACGCCGCCTTCAACAAGGCCTGGAGGCTGGACGCCCACCTCTGCCGGCACACGGGCGAG AGGCCGTATGTCTGCGATTACGATGGCTGTGGTAAAGGTTTCACCAGAGATTTCCACCGCGCTCGACACCTTCTTACGCACACCGGGGAAAAGCCGTTCGA GTGCACAGCTGATGGATGCAATCAGAAATTTGGAACAAAATCAAACTTGAAGAAGCACACTGAGCGCAAGCATCAAAATCAGCAGAAGCAGTATGTG TGCGACTTTGAAGGCTGTAACAAGTCTTTCAGGAAACATCAACAACTTAAAGTTCATCAGTGTCACCACACCAATGAACCTCCCTTCAA ATGTAATAATGAAGGATGTGGAAAGTGCTTTTCTACTCCAAGTCGACTAAAGCGGCATGAGAAGACACATGAAG GCTATgcatgcaagaaagaaaattgctcATACACTGGAAAAACTTGGACAGAGCTTCTGAAACATAATAGAGAAAGTCATACAG AGTCAATAGTTTGCAGTGAGTGTCACAAAACCTTTAAACGGAAAGATTACCTCAAGCAGCATCAAAAAACACATGGTGTGGAGAGGGAAGTCTGCCGATGCCCAAGAGAAGGATGTGGGAGAACTTACACAACTGTATTTAATCTTCAAAGCCATATCCTCTCTTTTcatgaggagaaaaaaccaTTCTCTTGTGATTATCCAGACTGTGGAAGAGTGTTTGCAATGaag AGCCTAGCAAGGCATGCGGTTGTACATGATcctgaaaagagaaagctgaaCTTGAAA GCAAAGCGTTCTTATCCTAAGAGGAGCTTAGCCTCTCGCCTGAGTGGCTACATTCCTCCTAAAACACAGCCAGGAAAGGATGCAGTTGTGACAGAAAGCAAGACAATGGATAAACCCATGGAAAATGAAATACCAGCTGTTGAAATTCTGACTCTGCAGTAA
- the MTIF3 gene encoding translation initiation factor IF-3, mitochondrial isoform X2: MTAFCTMKLLCQATRNQKRYAERFFGTFLTQTLQKRVFSPFWMVVPDPRKSTVFGLPQPFCTAEKSHMETKKKTAFGSVGRRIPYRILHVINQDGESLGNMHRAEALKLMDQHDLKLVLLHENAEPPVYRLMTGQQIHEEQLKRAKKKKNSNPAIAKNDLETKTKQITQWIEKKYHVKVTIRQAKDSNTDMFMLFDKILETVSEKATYLSKPKVTREGVSTCIFRHMSDKELKVYQKMEDRKTVQ; encoded by the exons ATGACTGCCTTTTGCACAATGAAACTTTTATGTCAAGCAACTAGAAATCAGAAGAGATATGCAGAAAGATTCTTTGGTACTTTTCTGACACAAACACTGCAAAAGAGGGTATTTTCTCCATTCTGGATGGTGGTACCTGACCCTAGAAAGTCAACTGTGTTTGGACTTCCTCAACCATTTTGTACAGCTGAAAAATCTcacatggaaacaaaaaagaaaacagcatttggaAGTGTTGGGCGAAGAATTCCCTATCGGATTTTGCATGTCATCAACCAGGATGGAGAGAGCTTGGGAAATATGCACCGAGCAGAAGCACTCAAACTTATGGATCAACATGACCTGAAACTAGTTCTTCTTCATGAGAATGCAGAACCTCCTGTATACAGACTAATGACTGGGCAGCAGATTCACGAAGAACAGCTTAAAcgtgcaaagaaaaaaaaaaattcaaacccaG CTATTGCCAAGAATGACTTAGAGACCAAGACAAAACAAATAACACAGTGGATTGAAAAGAAATACCATGTCAAAGTTACCATCCGGCAAGCAAAAGATAGCAATACAGACATG TTCATGCTTTTTGATAAGATTTTGGAGACTGTGTCGGAGAAAGCCACCTATCTTTCCAAGCCAAAAGTTACTAGAGAAGGAGTTAGTACCTGTATTTTCAGACATATGTCTGACAAAGAGTTGAAAGTATACCAGAAgatggaagacagaaaaacagtacagtaa
- the MTIF3 gene encoding translation initiation factor IF-3, mitochondrial isoform X1 → MTAFCTMKLLCQATRNQKRYAERFFGTFLTQTLQKRVFSPFWMVVPDPRKSTVFGLPQPFCTAEKSHMETKKKTAFGSVGRRIPYRILHVINQDGESLGNMHRAEALKLMDQHDLKLVLLHENAEPPVYRLMTGQQIHEEQLKRAKKKKNSNPGVVQKELSFSSAIAKNDLETKTKQITQWIEKKYHVKVTIRQAKDSNTDMFMLFDKILETVSEKATYLSKPKVTREGVSTCIFRHMSDKELKVYQKMEDRKTVQ, encoded by the exons ATGACTGCCTTTTGCACAATGAAACTTTTATGTCAAGCAACTAGAAATCAGAAGAGATATGCAGAAAGATTCTTTGGTACTTTTCTGACACAAACACTGCAAAAGAGGGTATTTTCTCCATTCTGGATGGTGGTACCTGACCCTAGAAAGTCAACTGTGTTTGGACTTCCTCAACCATTTTGTACAGCTGAAAAATCTcacatggaaacaaaaaagaaaacagcatttggaAGTGTTGGGCGAAGAATTCCCTATCGGATTTTGCATGTCATCAACCAGGATGGAGAGAGCTTGGGAAATATGCACCGAGCAGAAGCACTCAAACTTATGGATCAACATGACCTGAAACTAGTTCTTCTTCATGAGAATGCAGAACCTCCTGTATACAGACTAATGACTGGGCAGCAGATTCACGAAGAACAGCTTAAAcgtgcaaagaaaaaaaaaaattcaaacccaG GGGTGGTTCAGAAGGAGTTATCCTTTTCTTCAGCTATTGCCAAGAATGACTTAGAGACCAAGACAAAACAAATAACACAGTGGATTGAAAAGAAATACCATGTCAAAGTTACCATCCGGCAAGCAAAAGATAGCAATACAGACATG TTCATGCTTTTTGATAAGATTTTGGAGACTGTGTCGGAGAAAGCCACCTATCTTTCCAAGCCAAAAGTTACTAGAGAAGGAGTTAGTACCTGTATTTTCAGACATATGTCTGACAAAGAGTTGAAAGTATACCAGAAgatggaagacagaaaaacagtacagtaa